A DNA window from Gigantopelta aegis isolate Gae_Host chromosome 4, Gae_host_genome, whole genome shotgun sequence contains the following coding sequences:
- the LOC121370463 gene encoding uncharacterized protein LOC121370463: MENDLHQRILTTQSSTESEYDSDMELDFHRHEREEHAASEEEEEHILVDPGPFRYNKRLCAVSLPCFLMIVTMTGEVLLSIITVGTALLLLLSQIGETRRSVIVFIILFVPCHILVFFSVVPLIWLSLWNLFLIAAINMYVILTASWALLQFTSFRMEEHYLCEVMELLLFSVYPGVCILMMTWAVAIVTQLQMTPFILLGIGFVVLQLFLVPSLSSFRSTTTAEEDLNVLQQPFVAMIVCVFCLFPSILHCLLALFAPVDHIFSKTSMIQLLFTASFSLFLTTLINIRQFFEYAGWQYTIVIRVRWTSGMIATLLLFPVLQKFNLSSHFVPWLPGCIVAFAILGLFLSHRNYWLASLLLMMGLTSFHSYWIFVLPWQIKYYLLDNIHIDNFFVLLTINFLLCLACLYVATHSSSELMGFLICVQSFVLVLCEIVLLRSDLCSISVSVTIGVLATYMLYRLHISGKISERAVLFSSSIHLVKIISVLLPEISHTQEKITLMNYICLFYLVFVVLKTFVYETKEEMSTRKVFTSLALLLFSLALNTYPILLLLCQNLLNPKPAVIELIGMWFVTGGLVTIPFSQVHVQAASNLNRITLLMLLAGACVLGIHPDIAFSLSSLFQWGEITSFLLLSAVLSSNVSMTPTSVFIAAFTAGFCSAYTIVMQLYGDIPSVFHVVFYIGAISATLLLCIIYFKAESLSHIIERTIKQAYLLLGISFFVLLILDIVFMDSSQSVTSLPVLKVMLVTTACASIILKMLSFKKDSNNLPITKPKEEKSVSVIPLIGNVSTIVAFLLACTQGPEGFLHDMWCCASSLILFCLQKDMRLFHNLTEDNHMTPTLMCCVCMLTIASLCRNNMFIATGLLTVFCGVMEILMTAATVPVYIVLWGILWKDEILSEKAVVFTVPLNMVLFFVGSSYTTWALATSGLIAGVWLMIAKLPMLPSGVDYMDS; this comes from the exons ATGGAAAATGATCTGCATCAACGAATTCTCACGACCCAGAGTTCCACAGAAAGTGAATATGATTCTGATATGGAATTGGATTTTCACCGTCATGAACGAGAAGAGCATGCTGCCTCGGAGGAAGAGGAAGAACACATTCTCGTTGATCCCGGGCCATTCCGCTATAACAAACGTCTCTGTGCTGTGTCTCTGCCatgctttttaatgattgttacCATGACAGGAGAGGT GTTGTTGTCTATAATTACAGTGGGAACCGCCCTTCTCCTCCTCCTTTCACAAATTGGAGAAACCCGGAG gtCTGTGATAGTTTTTATCATTCTGTTTGTGCCCTGCCACATTTTGGTGTTCTTTTCTGTGGTGCCATTAATATG GCTGTCATTGTGGAATTTGTTCTTGATTGCTGctataaacatgtatgttattttaaCTGCTTCATGGGCACTCTTGCAGTTTACATCATTCCGGATGGAGGAACATTATCTCTGTGAG GTGATGGAACTGTTGCTGTTCAGTGTGTATCCTGGAGTGTGTATCTTAATGATGACCTGGGCCGTCGCAATCGTCACACAGCTTCAGATGACACCGTTCATCCTTCTAGGAATCGG ATTTGTGGTGCTACAGCTGTTCCTTGTCCCATCTCTTTCATCATTTCGAAGTACAACGACAGCCGAGGAAGACCTTAATGTTCTCCAGCAGCCATTTGTAGCCATGATTGTTtgtgtcttttgtttgtttccCTCCATTCTTCACTGTCTCCTGGCATTGTTCGCTCCAGTTGATCACATTTTCAGTAAAACCTCAATG ATTCAGCTTTTGTTTACAGCATCTTTTAGTTTATTTCTTACAACACTCATTAACATCAGGCAGTTCTTTGAATATGCAG GCTGGCAGTACACGATTGTGATCCGCGTACGCTGGACCAGTGGGATGATTGCAACCCTGCTGCTGTTTCCCGTTCTTCAGAAGTTCAACCTCTCATCACACTTTGTCCCCTGGCTGCCAGGCTGCATCGTGGCTTTTGCCATCCTCGGATTGTTTCTCAGTCACAGAAACTACTGG ttgGCATCTCTTCTGTTGATGATGGGTCTTACATCATTTCACTCATActggatttttgttttgccaTGGCAAATAAA ATACTATCTTTTGGACAACATCCATATTGACAATTTCTTTGTTCTTCTGACGATCAACTTTCTGTTGTGTTTGGCTTGTCTCTATGTTGCCACTCACAGCAGCAGCGAGTTGATGGGATTTCTTATTTGTGTTCAGTCGTTTG tGCTGGTTTTGTGTGAGATTGTCTTGCTCCGGTCTGACCTGTGCAGTATTTCTGTTTCTGTGACTATTGGTGTGCTGGCAACATACATGTTATACAG attacaTATATCTGGGAAGATATCAGAAAGAGCCGTTCTGTTCAGTTCTTCGATCCATCTGGTGAAAATTATCTCGGTGCTGCTGCCAGAGATTTCCCATACACAAGAGAAGATAACTCTAATGAATTACATTTGCCTGTTTTACTTGGTTTTTGTTGTACTTAAGACTTTTGTGTATGAAACAAAGGAGGAAATGTCCACTAGAAag GTATTTACAAGTCTAGCTTTGCTGCTGTTTTCACTGGCACTGAACACCTATCCAATCCTGTTGCTTCTCTGTCAGAATCTACTGAATCCAAAACCTGCAGTTATCGAATTGATCG GTATGTGGTTTGTGACTGGAGGGTTGGTAACGATACCGTTTTCTCAAGTGCACGTACAAGCTGCTTCCAATTTGAATAGAATTACACTTCTGATGCTGCTAGCCGGGGCTTGTGTTCTTGGTATTCATCCAGATATAGCATTCTCATT GTCATCATTATTCCAGTGGGGAGAAATAACCAGTTTTCTCCTTTTGTCAGCCGTTTTATCCAGTAATGTTAGCATGACACCAACCTCTGTTTTCATAGCCGCCTTCACCGCTGGATTCTGTTCTGCTTACACAATTGTTATGCAG CTGTATGGTGATATTCCCTCTGTGTTTCACGTTGTGTTCTACATCGGCGCCATCAGCGCCACGTTATTGCTGTGCATCATCTACTTCAAGGCTGAATCACTTTCTCATATTATCGAACGAACCATCAAACAAGC ATATCTTTTACTCGGAatatcattttttgttttgttaattcttGACATTGTCTTCATGGATTCGTCTCAGTCTGTGACTTCACTTCCTGTTCTCAAAGTTATGTTGGTGACGACAGCTTGTGCAAGCATCATCCTCAAAATGTTATCATTTAAAAAG GATTCAAACAACTTGCCAATAACGAAACCAAAGGAGGAAAAGTCGGTGTCTGTGATTCCATTGATAGGAAATGTATCCACCATTGTTGCATTTCTTCTGGCTTGTACTCAGGGACCAGAAGGTTTCCTTCACGACATGTGG tGCTGTGCTTCAAGTCTGATACTGTTCTGTCTTCAGAAAGACATGCGACTATTCCACAACCTTACTGAAGACAATCACATGACTCCCACCCTCatgtgctgtgtgtgtatgctCACCATTGCCTCGCTGTGCAGAAACAATATGTTCATTGCCACCGGACTACTAACAGTATTTTGTGGTGTTATGGAAATATTGATGACAGCAGCAACAGTTCCCGTGTACATTGTGCTGTGGGGCATCTTGTGGAAGGATGAAATACTATCGGAAAAGGCCGTTGTTTTCACTGTTCCGCTGAACATGGTGTTGTTTTTCGTTGGCAGCTCGTACACAACGTGGGCTTTGGCGACAAGTGGACTAATTGCAGGTGTTTGGTTAATGATAGCTAAACTTCCAATGTTGCCAAGCGGTGTGGACTACATGGACAGCTGA